The nucleotide window GGTAAGACAATAAAAGATTTTTTGAAAGAAAACGGAATCGAATATGAAGAAGTTATAAATACGGGAGTCGTGGCTACAATATATAACGGAGAGGGAAAAACTGTGGCGACAAGAGCTGATATTGATGCACTTCCGATTTTTGAAGAAAATGATGTGGAATACAAATCAAAAATAGACGGAAAAATGCACGCTTGCGGTCATGACGGACATACTTCCGTACAGTTGGGAGTTGCAAAGATACTTGCAGATAATAAAGATAAATGGAAAGGAACAGTTAGATTTTTCTTTCAGCCGGCAGAAGAAACAAACGGGGGTGCCGATCGGATGATAAAAGCGGGAGCATTGAAATTTAAAAGAGATGAAAACAGGAAAATAGATGCATTTTTTGCTCTGCATATGGCTCCTGAAATCGAAACGGGAAAAATAGGAATAAAATATGGCAAGGCTCATGCGACTTCGGCAATGTTCCGATTAACGATAAACGGAGTTTCGGCTCATGCGGCTCAGCCTCAAAAGGGAGTAGATGCCATATTGATAGGGGCTAAAGTTCTGGAATTTCTACAGTCGATAGTAAGCAGAAGAATAGATCCGAGAGAAGAAGCGGTGATTACAGTGGGCTCTTTTAAAGGAGGAGAAGCGGAAAATGTCGTTTGCGATAAAGTCGATATGCTCGGAACGATAAGGACAATGTCTAAGGAAATAAGAACATTTATAATCGAAACAATAAAAAAAGATTTGTCTAAGTTTGTAGAAAGTCTGGGTGGGAAAGCCGATATTAGAATAAGAGAAGGCTACGCTCCTGTTATTAATAATGAGGAAATTACAAAAAAAGTCGAGCAGAATATAGTCGATTTATACGGAAAAGACAGCCTTGAAATTATAAAAGAAGCAAGAATGGATGTAGAGGATGTAAGTTATTTTTTAAATGAAATAAACGGATGTTTTTTCAGATTAGGTACGAGAAATGAAGAAAAAGGCTTGATTTATGACCTGCATCATCCGAAATTCAATATAGACGAGGAAAGTCTTAAAATAGGAATAGGATTGCAGCTGAAGAATATATTGGAATTTTTAAAATAAAAAAGATTAAAGAAAGTAGGAATTATTATTCTAAATTTGATGAGGAAAAATATTATGAAAATGAATTATTTAAATATAATACTGAAAGCATATCGGAAAGAATAGCTATATGGGATGAAGTTGAATATTCGATAGATACTTTGGATAGTTCTTACAGAGGTACAAATGCAAGAGACAATGCTTTTATTGTAATCTGGTATGAAAAAAGCGGGATAAGCGTTCCTTTTATGCAATGCACATCTGAATATCCTAAGCAGTCATTTTTCAGGAAAATTTTCGGATTGTCGGAAGAATTAAGAATAGACAGTTATAATGTTGAAATAGGAACAGGAGAAAAAATATATAGAAAAGTTGTAAATACTAAAGAAGAAATAAAGAATCTTTTTAAAAATTTTTACGAAACAGGAAATATTCCTGATATTTCAGATTGGGAAGATACAGGTATTCTTTAGAAAACTATAATTATAAGAGGTAGAAATGGATATAAGTGAAAAAAAATATAAAACAGGACAGAAACTTGAAATAGAAATAGAAAAAATAGTATTCGGTGGAGAAGGATTGGGACGGATAGACGGATTTACCATATTTGTTCCGATGAGTGTTCCCGGCGATGTTTTGGAAATTGAAATAATCTCGGTAAAAAAATCTTATGCTAGAGGACTCATCACAAAGATAATAAAACCGGGAAAAAACAGAATAGATGACATTTCAAAAGTCAGTTTTGAGGATTTTGACGGTTGTGATTTCGGGATGCTCAAATATGAAAAACAACTGGAATATAAAAATGAAATGCTGAAAGAGGTTTTAGAGAAAATCGGCGAAATAAATATTGAAAATATTGAGCTTGAAAGTATTATCGGAAGTGATATAAAGACCAATTACAGAAACAAAACTGCAGAGCCTGTTTTTAAAAAAGACGGAAAAATTATGACAGGATTTTATTCAAAAAAATCTCATGATACATTTTCGGCAAGTGAAAGCCTTTTAAAATCAAAAATTGCCGAAGATATAATAAATAAATTTTTGAAAGAGATAAACAGCTTTTCAGGTACCAAAAATGAATTTAAAGTTTATAATGAAATAACAAATACAGGATTTCTTAAGCATGTGATTGTAAGAAATAATGAAAAAAATGAAGTTATGCTTATAATTACTGTAAGCAAAAAGTCTCAATATAAACAGCTTGTAAAGGTTTTGGAAAAGTTATATGAAGAAAATGAGTCGCTGAAATCTGTTTATATATCGGTAAAAAAAGAAGCAAATAATGTTATTTTAGGAGAAGAAACAAGGCATTTATTAGGAAATGAGTATTTGGAAGAAGAGATTGAAGAAATCAGATTTAAGATTTATCCCGATTCGTTTTTCCAGATAAATAAATCTCAGGCAATAAAACTTTATGACAAAGCTATAGAATTTTTGGGAGAAAGTGTACATAAAACTGTAATTGACGCATTTTCGGGAACAGGTACAATAGCGATGGCTTTATCGTCTAAAGTCAAAAAAGCGATAGGGATAGAAAGCGTGGAAAGTTCTGTAATTGCTGCAAATCAGACTGCCGAAGAAAATAATATAAAAAATGTTGAATTTATTAAAGGAAAAGTTGAGAGAGTATTACCTGATGTGCTTAAAAAAGAAGGAAACAGTGTCGAAGCGATAATTTTCGATCCGCCGAGAAGAGGAATAGATGAGAAAGCCTTAAAAAGTTCAGCTAAAAATAAAATACCGAAAATAGTCTATATTTCGTGTAATCCTTCGACCTTTGCGAGAGACTGCAAGCTTTTGATGGAAAACGGGTACACACTGAAAAAAGTGTCGGCTGTGGATATGTTCCCGCAAGTAAATCACATTGAGATTGTGGGGTTGTTGGAAAGAAAATAGAAAATGTACTAAAAATAAAGGTGTGTATTGATTTTTTGAACTTTTTTGTTGATTTTTGAAATAATTATGATATAATGTTAACATAAAATTAGTTAGGAGGTCTATTATGGATATTTTATATAGAAAACATATGAATTTGTATGGAAGTTCATTTTTAAAAGAATATACAAGAGTTTCAAAATTAACAGAAGAATTAAATAAAAAAATAGGGCTTCCTATTTATAAAGTTACTATTGATGTTTTAAATTCAGAATTAAAGGTTGAAAATCGTTTTTCAGGA belongs to Pseudoleptotrichia goodfellowii and includes:
- a CDS encoding M20 metallopeptidase family protein; this translates as MNSKEINDFIKQNTEKIYDEIVKIRRKIHMNPELGDEEFETGKTIKDFLKENGIEYEEVINTGVVATIYNGEGKTVATRADIDALPIFEENDVEYKSKIDGKMHACGHDGHTSVQLGVAKILADNKDKWKGTVRFFFQPAEETNGGADRMIKAGALKFKRDENRKIDAFFALHMAPEIETGKIGIKYGKAHATSAMFRLTINGVSAHAAQPQKGVDAILIGAKVLEFLQSIVSRRIDPREEAVITVGSFKGGEAENVVCDKVDMLGTIRTMSKEIRTFIIETIKKDLSKFVESLGGKADIRIREGYAPVINNEEITKKVEQNIVDLYGKDSLEIIKEARMDVEDVSYFLNEINGCFFRLGTRNEEKGLIYDLHHPKFNIDEESLKIGIGLQLKNILEFLK
- the rlmD gene encoding 23S rRNA (uracil(1939)-C(5))-methyltransferase RlmD; this translates as MDISEKKYKTGQKLEIEIEKIVFGGEGLGRIDGFTIFVPMSVPGDVLEIEIISVKKSYARGLITKIIKPGKNRIDDISKVSFEDFDGCDFGMLKYEKQLEYKNEMLKEVLEKIGEINIENIELESIIGSDIKTNYRNKTAEPVFKKDGKIMTGFYSKKSHDTFSASESLLKSKIAEDIINKFLKEINSFSGTKNEFKVYNEITNTGFLKHVIVRNNEKNEVMLIITVSKKSQYKQLVKVLEKLYEENESLKSVYISVKKEANNVILGEETRHLLGNEYLEEEIEEIRFKIYPDSFFQINKSQAIKLYDKAIEFLGESVHKTVIDAFSGTGTIAMALSSKVKKAIGIESVESSVIAANQTAEENNIKNVEFIKGKVERVLPDVLKKEGNSVEAIIFDPPRRGIDEKALKSSAKNKIPKIVYISCNPSTFARDCKLLMENGYTLKKVSAVDMFPQVNHIEIVGLLERK